The following DNA comes from Thermus oshimai DSM 12092.
GGGAGGGCGTCGTACCCCCGCCCCTTTTCCTCGGGGAGGAGGCCCTCGATGTCCGCGTACCCCCCTAAGGGGATGGCGGAAAGCCGCCACTCCGTGCCCCAGGCCGCTTTCCTCAGGAGGATGGGGCCAAACCCGATGCTGAAGGCCTTGACCCGAACCCCCTGGGCCCTTGCGGCCAGGTAGTGGCCGAGCTCGTGCACGAAGACGCTGACCCCGACGATGACCAGAAACCAGATGAGGCTCATGCCCACCTCTTGGCCTCTTCCCGGGCCCAGGCGTCCACGGCGAAGAGGTTCTCCCATGTTAGGGGAAGGTTGGGGACCTTTTCCAGGACCTGGGCCAGCACCTTGGGGATGGCGGTGAAGGGGATCCGCCCCGCGAGGAAGGCCTCCACCGCCACCTCGTCCGCAGCCGAGACCGCCGCCTGGGCCACGCCCCCCCGCCTGCCCGCCTCGTAGGCCACCTCTAGGGCGGGGAAGCGCCGGGTGTCCGGGGGGAGGAAGGTGAGGGTTTCCGGGAGGGGGAGGTCCTTGAGGGGGGTTTCCGCCCTTCCTGGGTGGGTGAGGGCGTACTGGATAGGCAGGCGCATGTCCGTGGGCCCGAGCTGGGCCTTGAGGCTGCCGTCCTTAAAGCGCACCAGGCCGTGGACGTAGGCCTCGGGGTGGACCAGGACCCGGATCCATTCCAGGGGAAAGCGGAAGAGCTCCTTGGCCTCCAGGACCTCGAGGCCCTTGTTGAAGAGGGTGGCGGAGTCCACCGTGACCTTGGGGCCCATGCGCCACCTGGGGTGGGCCAGGGCCATCTCCGGGGTGACCTGGGAAAGGTCCTCCGGCCCCCTTAGGAAAGGCCCTCCGCTTGCGGTGAGGATGAGTTCGGCCACGTCCTCCCGCCTTTCCCCTAAAAGGGCCTGGAAAAGGGCGGAGTGCTCGGAGTCCACGGTGAGGATCTCCGCCCCATGGGCCTCCACCTCCTGCCAAAGAAGGGGCCCCGCGGCCACCATGGCCTCCTTGTTGGCCAGGGCGATGCGCTTCCCCGTCCGGGCGGCCACGCGGGTGGGGGGAAGCCCCGCCAGGCCCGGGATGGCGGCCACCGCCACCTCCGCCTCGAGGGCCGCCACCTCCTCGGGGCTACCCAGCCTCAGACCGGGAAAGCGGGCCTTAAGCTCCGCGTGGAGGCTTTCGTCTGCGGCCACCAGAAGGGGTTGGAACTCCTCTATCTGCGGTAGGAGAACTTCCAGGTTCTTTCCCGCCGCCAGGCCCACCACCCGGTAGCCCCGCCAGCGGCAGACCTCCAGGGCCTGCCGGCCGATGGACCCCGTGGACCCCAAGACCACGACCCGTTTCATGTGAAGAGCACCACCAGGTAGTAGGTGAGGGGGAAGGTGAAGAGGAGGCTGTCTATGCGGTCCAAAAGCCCTCCGTGCCCGGGCAGGAAGCGCCCGGAGTCCTTCACCCCACAGTAGCGCTTCAGCATGGACTCCGCCAGGTCCCCAAGTTGGGCCGCCAGGGAAAGGAGGAGGCTGAAGAAGAGGAGTTCCAAAAGCCCAAAGGGAAAGACCTCCCGCACCAGGCTCGTGTAGGCCACCATGGCCAGGAAGCTTACCAGGATGCCCCCCAGGGAACCCTCCACCGTCTTGCCCGGGCTGATGCTGGGGGCGAGCTTGTTCCGGCCGAAGAACCGCCCCGCGAAGTAGGCCCCGATGTCCGTGGCGAAGCTGGCCACGATGGGGAGGGAGAGGATCCAAAGGCCGAGGTGGGGGTCCGGGGTTTCCCGGAGGAGGAGGACGTAGCCCAGGTTCCAGGGGAGGTAGAGGAAGGCGAGAAGGGTGAAGGCCAGGCGGGGGAGGTTGGCCCCCTGCAGGAGCTCAAAGCTGAAGCTTCCCAGGAGGAAAAGCCCCAGGGCCACCTCCCGCCAGGGCACCTGGGGGAAGTGCCAGTGGAGAGGGGGAAGGGAGAAGAGGTAGAGGACCACCCCCCCCAGGAAAAGCCCCGGGAAGTGGAGGGCGATGCCCCTTTTGGCCAGCATCTCCTTGAGCTCCAGCCCCCCGATCCAGAGGAGGAGGAGAAGGGTGGGGAGGATGAGGGGGAGCCCCGCCCAAAGGACGAGGAGGAGCAAGGAGGCCCCCACCAGGGCGGAGACCACCCTGAGGGGAAGGTCGTCCCTCACCTTCCCCCCCCGGGGGCGAAGGGGACCCCTTGCATCAGCCAAGGATCTCCGCTTCCTTCTTCTCCGCCAGGGCGTCCACCTTGGCGATGAACTCGTCGGTGATCTTCTGGATCTCCCCTTCCGCCCGCTTGGTCTCGTCCTCCGAGAGGTGGAGCTCCTTGGCCAGCTTCTTCAGGGTGTCCAAGGCCTCCCGCCGGATGTTGCGGATGGCGATGCGCCCTTCCTCCGCGTAGTGGCGGGCCGCCCGCACCAGCTCCTTGCGGCGCTCCTCCGTGAGGGGGGGGATGTTGATGTAAAGCGCGTCCCCCTTGTTGGCGGGGTTCAGGCCCAGGTCGGAGTC
Coding sequences within:
- the dxr gene encoding 1-deoxy-D-xylulose-5-phosphate reductoisomerase, which translates into the protein MKRVVVLGSTGSIGRQALEVCRWRGYRVVGLAAGKNLEVLLPQIEEFQPLLVAADESLHAELKARFPGLRLGSPEEVAALEAEVAVAAIPGLAGLPPTRVAARTGKRIALANKEAMVAAGPLLWQEVEAHGAEILTVDSEHSALFQALLGERREDVAELILTASGGPFLRGPEDLSQVTPEMALAHPRWRMGPKVTVDSATLFNKGLEVLEAKELFRFPLEWIRVLVHPEAYVHGLVRFKDGSLKAQLGPTDMRLPIQYALTHPGRAETPLKDLPLPETLTFLPPDTRRFPALEVAYEAGRRGGVAQAAVSAADEVAVEAFLAGRIPFTAIPKVLAQVLEKVPNLPLTWENLFAVDAWAREEAKRWA
- a CDS encoding phosphatidate cytidylyltransferase, which codes for MRDDLPLRVVSALVGASLLLLVLWAGLPLILPTLLLLLWIGGLELKEMLAKRGIALHFPGLFLGGVVLYLFSLPPLHWHFPQVPWREVALGLFLLGSFSFELLQGANLPRLAFTLLAFLYLPWNLGYVLLLRETPDPHLGLWILSLPIVASFATDIGAYFAGRFFGRNKLAPSISPGKTVEGSLGGILVSFLAMVAYTSLVREVFPFGLLELLFFSLLLSLAAQLGDLAESMLKRYCGVKDSGRFLPGHGGLLDRIDSLLFTFPLTYYLVVLFT
- the frr gene encoding ribosome recycling factor, with the protein product MTLKDLYAETRAHMQKSLEALEHNLAGLRTGRANPALLLHLKVEYYGTHVPLNQIATVTAPDARTLVVQSWDQNALKAIEKAIRDSDLGLNPANKGDALYINIPPLTEERRKELVRAARHYAEEGRIAIRNIRREALDTLKKLAKELHLSEDETKRAEGEIQKITDEFIAKVDALAEKKEAEILG